In Chloracidobacterium sp., the following proteins share a genomic window:
- a CDS encoding ketoacyl-ACP synthase III: MSNAGIIGMGHAYPEGILTNADLEKIVETSDEWITTRTGIKQRYKAADDEYTSQFAVRAARRAIERAGIEPKDIEIIICATTTPDQILPSTGCLIQAELGCENAAAMDVFAACSGFIYGISMVESMIRTGQIRYALVIGAEVLTKYIDYTDRTTCVIFGDGAGAAVLGPVPEGKGVLATKIRSDGRYEESLYARGGGTRYGTSHETIDNRMHYFTMKGNEIFKLAVRSMADISLEMLAKAGRGIDEVTMIIPHQANQRITDAVAQRLGVSEERVYSNIERTGNTSSASIPIALDECIESGKVKEGDLVVLTAFGGGVTWGASVIQF; the protein is encoded by the coding sequence ATGTCTAACGCGGGCATCATCGGGATGGGACACGCTTATCCGGAGGGCATCCTCACAAATGCCGACCTGGAAAAGATCGTTGAAACATCTGACGAATGGATCACCACGCGCACGGGCATCAAGCAGCGTTACAAGGCGGCGGATGACGAGTACACGTCGCAGTTTGCAGTGCGGGCGGCCCGCCGAGCGATCGAACGTGCGGGGATCGAGCCTAAGGACATTGAGATCATCATCTGTGCTACTACGACGCCGGACCAAATATTGCCCTCAACCGGCTGCCTCATTCAGGCTGAACTCGGCTGCGAGAATGCTGCCGCGATGGATGTATTTGCGGCCTGCTCCGGTTTTATTTATGGTATCTCGATGGTCGAATCGATGATCCGCACGGGTCAGATCCGCTACGCTCTCGTGATCGGGGCGGAAGTTTTGACCAAGTACATTGATTACACCGACCGCACGACGTGCGTGATCTTCGGCGACGGTGCCGGTGCGGCCGTTCTGGGGCCGGTGCCCGAGGGCAAAGGTGTTCTTGCAACAAAGATCCGTTCTGACGGTCGTTATGAAGAGTCACTCTATGCTCGCGGGGGCGGGACGCGATATGGCACGTCACACGAGACAATTGATAATCGGATGCATTACTTCACGATGAAGGGCAACGAGATCTTTAAGCTTGCCGTGAGGTCGATGGCCGATATCTCGCTCGAAATGCTCGCTAAAGCGGGCCGCGGCATCGACGAGGTGACCATGATAATCCCGCATCAGGCCAATCAGCGGATAACGGATGCGGTCGCCCAGCGGCTCGGTGTGTCGGAGGAAAGAGTTTATTCAAATATCGAGCGGACCGGCAATACATCGTCGGCTTCGATCCCGATCGCCTTGGACGAATGCATCGAGAGCGGCAAGGTCAAAGAGGGCGACCTTGTCGTTCTCACGGCATTCGGCGGCGGAGTGACATGGGGCGCGAGCGTGATCCAGTTCTAG
- the rpmF gene encoding 50S ribosomal protein L32 — MPNPKRRHSHARTRTRRAHDALKAPQFYLDKDTGEAKVPHRIDRETGTYKGRKIIEGKESE; from the coding sequence ATGCCAAATCCAAAACGACGACATTCACATGCCCGAACAAGGACGCGCCGTGCCCACGACGCGCTGAAAGCGCCGCAGTTCTACCTTGATAAAGACACCGGCGAGGCAAAAGTGCCGCACCGCATCGACCGCGAAACCGGTACCTACAAAGGGCGCAAGATCATCGAAGGAAAAGAAAGCGAATAA
- a CDS encoding DUF177 domain-containing protein, translating into MIIDLAIAPTSQKPLRAEFADDEIDLAGEARLTGPAVFDGEVFRDDARTYLGGMITATVEADCSRCLEQVTRAFEIPFRDVFVDASLETDRPETEISEDDLDESLVIGGRVDIAEVVREQILLAMPEQIFCKDDCRGLCPICGGNRNLIDCSCEKNEIDPRWAGLKNLI; encoded by the coding sequence ATGATAATTGATCTCGCGATTGCTCCTACGTCTCAAAAGCCCTTGCGGGCGGAGTTTGCAGATGACGAGATCGACCTCGCGGGCGAGGCCCGGCTGACGGGACCGGCGGTGTTTGACGGTGAGGTTTTTCGCGACGATGCGCGGACTTATCTCGGCGGGATGATCACGGCGACGGTCGAGGCCGATTGTTCGCGGTGTCTGGAGCAGGTCACTCGGGCATTTGAGATACCGTTTCGCGACGTATTCGTTGACGCGAGCCTCGAAACCGACCGGCCCGAAACCGAGATCAGCGAGGACGACCTGGACGAATCACTCGTTATCGGCGGCCGCGTAGACATTGCGGAGGTTGTTCGCGAACAGATATTGCTGGCGATGCCGGAGCAAATATTTTGCAAGGATGATTGTCGCGGTTTGTGCCCGATATGCGGCGGGAACCGTAATTTGATAGATTGTAGTTGCGAAAAGAACGAGATCGATCCACGATGGGCCGGACTCAAAAATTTGATTTAA